DNA from Vitis vinifera cultivar Pinot Noir 40024 chromosome 19, ASM3070453v1:
GTATCATCAATAGTGCTTTAAAATTTGGTAATATTAGAAGTCACTTTAAGATTGGAATTGGTTGTAGAGGATTACACTTCATAGAGTTGTTATCATTAGTCATTCTTTTTCtgtatatttataaatcctTATAACCGATCATTTTGTATCTACTCTGTAACAGTGCAAACTCTTAGAACAATATTCAAAAAGCTAAACTACAAATATTGGAACATAAGCCAAGCTTCATGCAATCGAGATTTCAACCGAACCATCGATGATAATAGCTACAGCAATGTCACATGCAACTGTACCTTCAATGAAGGAACTGTTTGCCATGTCACAAACAtgtatgattttcttttcttgttcttcCCTGACATGATACATATATCAAAAATTCAATCCATTAGATTAATGGAAAAGTAATTGCATGAGTATATGGAATGgaatattatttgtttaatgTTAATAGGAAAGAATTAAAGACATCTTTGGATTACAGAGgcattatttttcctttctatctCTTTGTAGGGCCCTTTGATTTTTGTGCTTTGGTAAATTCCCAATGCATTCATGGACTAAAACCTTGTTTTCATGCAAAATGAATTGCCCAAAGTCTAGTGAATGAAAGCCTTGTCTTTGTTTTATATTGATTCAGTTTCGATCTCTTGAACTTGATTTGCAAATGCCTTGTTTCCATATCAATTAACATATGTTAGTGAGCAATTAATTCTGTCATTAAGTCCACTTTCTAGTGGCTGAATGAAATGGCCCAATGCAACTAGAGCTTTCTTGTGGATTTTCACTTGCTCATAATGTCAGAGTGCTAAAGGGTAAATGTTGGTTCCCACACTATTTGATCAAAGCTTCAAATGATTGTTTACATTGATTATTAGGTTTCCTGTCATAACTTTGACCTTTTCCACTTTTCAAGATAAAATTGAatgtctattttttattatacatattATAATATATGGTTAAAAGAACACTTTGATGATCGATCTATAAAAGAATTGATATGGTTTGATTCCTCAATTGAATCAGTAGTATCTCTAGAGTCCGCTTCTTCTCAATGTTATGCGtacaaagagaaaaagtaaaaactatCATTAAAGCAGTCCAAGCAAGACTTAGAGTGCGCTTGACAGTGTTTtatatttgaagtatttttagtttaagtgtttttaagagaattaccCATCAAATACTTCTCCAAAAAGTACTATtagtgatttttcaattttttaaaagtatttgtTGAATTTTGTCAAACGCCTTATCTTTCTTTACAAACGCCTTATCCTTCTTTACAAACGCCTTTTATGCTAGAAGTGCTTTCTCAAATAGTGGAATCAATAGCATAAGTCAAAAAAGGATTATCACCCAACACCATTGATAAACCAATCCTATAAAACCACTTATGATAAAACAAGTCCTTATAGGATTTCTAGTAAAGTCGGAAAACATTAAGCAGAAGCACAATATGCTTAGGAGTGAGCACTTTAGCCTGTCTACCAAGCCTAGTTATTTTGTTATATATCAGTtgtacttttccttttcttattttttgcttCCTTTTGTGAATTACAGCCAGCTGAAGGGTCTTGATTTGGATGGAACTTTACCTGATGAGTTTGGAGATCTTCCTTATCTGCAAGAACTGTAAGTGACATGTTTCTCGACATTGGGAAGTCAATTGACCAAATTTGCCTTGATGTTTCATTGGGTTTTTTCAACCTATCAGACAAATTTCTTAACTCAATAATACCTTAATCCCTACTACATGGGGTTGCAGTTTCACTAAACTACAGAGGTTAGTTCACTTCTGATGTGTTTGAATATACCATGGAATTAAGTTAGACCATTGTGTTTCAAATAACATTCAAAACAAGTCCATTGCGTTTACCGTAGTATTTACATGATTTTATTgccttttttaaataataataataataataataataataataagtgcaGGCAaagattaaaacaaataatctcATTTCAGTTTTGTTGTGGTGATTACCAACTTTTGTGTTTTCTAGTAATAGTAATAGACTGGATAAACTGTCATGGGACAGCTAAATATTGCctgaaaattatttgatcatcATCATCGGATTCAGTTTTTGATATTGTACAGTCATCTCCAGTATCTGACTTGAACCCAAATGAGGGATTCTTCTTTTATCCGGTGACCATGTAAAATTAAGATATACTAAgggattctttttttttactaaagcAGTGATCTCTCCCGAAACTATATCAATGGATCGATCCCTACAAGTCTCAGTCGGCTTTCTCTTACCATTCTGTAAGTTCTGATTAATTGCATTTGCACTTGTGAGGTGAGGATCCTGTTTTCCAGTAATTTACTAAGTAGTTCATAGTTGGGAAAGTTTAACTTTTGGTACACTGCAGCGCTCTTGTTGGAAACAGAATCTCTGGGTCGATTCCTGAAGTAATCAGTAATATCAGTACACTTGAGGAGCTGTAAGTCATGAAATGGAGTTGAATGTCTATTAGAGAAATTAATGATGCCCAACCTTGATTACAAATCCAAATTTACTTTTCCAGGGTCTTGGAAGCTAATCAGCTTGGAGAACATCTCCCTCCAAGTCTTGGAAAGTTGAGTCATTTAAGGAGACTGTAAGAATGCTGTTCTCATCCCTTTCCTTATATGcatattaattattcatttcttttatttcaaataatcaCTAAGTCCTTGTATTCTGGTTGTAATCTGCTTAGCTGCCAAAATGCCCAAAATCAATTTGAGGAAGCTAATTTTTTGAGTCAAAGACTTTTATAATGCATTTTGTGTGATGAAATGACTCATGGATATGGTGATTGTATACTGGTTGAGTTCATTTTCAGTTGCACAATTGCTTGTTTTTGAGTTCATTTACTTCGAGTTAATGAAAATAATGGGAAGAtggattttcatatatttgaaagtGCAATCTACCTTTTTTGTTCCTTTATCTCCAGAGTGAATCATGAGAAATATTTATAACCAAGAAGACAAATATAGGCGAACATGGCTATGAACTAGGCGGTTTTTATGGACTGACAGATGGAAATTCATATAGgctatttctatttttctaaCATTAAGAAACCGAGTTTAGTATTCATTAATTCATCCTATGATGAAATGGAGATGTCGAGCATGATTTGTAATGCTTCATAGAGAATAGAAGTAAAGATGATGAGGACTAATCTGCTGGGTATTTACACCTTGTGCTTTTAATGCCAAAGTTCATCATTTGGGAAGTTACTTTGTTTGGAGggtgatattttttcttaatgttttcaacaaaagaCTTTGCATTGACCCTCTATTCTGGTTGTGTTGTCTAATTACTATTTTCAGGGAATTcatctgttttttttcttttggttctcCTACAGTGTTCTTTCTGCAAACAATTTCATTGGAACAATACCAGAAAATTTTCACAATCTGAAGAACCTAACTGATTTGTAAGTGATATAATTATTTGGACATTTATACTTTTATGCAAATTTAGAGTTTTCTGTACTCCATGTACCATTTGCAGTAGGATAGATGGGAATAATTTATCTGGGAAGATACCAGATTGGATTGGGAATTGGACCAACCTTGAGAAACTGTGAGTATTATACTTCATTTCATTTACCTGCCAATTTGTCCactgagaaaattttcatacaAGCTCAGTTAAATTCTCTAGTTATCTATAAAGATATTAAACTGTTGCAGGTATCTGCAAGGCACATCAATGGACGGGCCCATTCCTTCTACTATATCCCAGTTGAAAAACTTAATCGAATTGTGAGCATGTGTTCCACTATCTGATAGTTGCTTTATTCAGTTCATGATGTTATTCACGGTTAAAATTGAATTCATAGAAATATAAGCATGTAATTTGTTTTGCTGTATCTTAATCGTCAGGTTAATATCTGATTTGAGTGGACCGACTACATCTTTCCCCaatttgaaggatatgaaaaacttaaaaatattgtgAGTTGAAGATAGATATACTTCATGAATCATTGACAAGCTGCAGTCCCAAGTTATCCACTTTATGTTCCATTAACTTATCAAGATGTTTTACTCATTTGTGTTATGCAGGGTGATGAGAAATTGCTCCATTACAGGTGAAATCCCAAAAGACATTGGATATATTGAGAGTTTAAAActtttgtaagttttttttaatgggtGTTCTTAGAGATGttcttaattttcttcattggtatatatgtatgtaagaagaaaaatataatcagGATATAATTGTTCTATGGCATACGATCAGTAAATTACATGGTTGTATGGAAACAACTTCTTTTCTGATTCATGTTGAACTTTTTTCTTGCAGAGACCTGAGCTTCAACAGACTGAATGGTAAAATTCCAGAGAGctttaaggaagaaaaagaggaCAGAGCAAAACTTAATTTCATGTAAGTTAAATACTTGTAATAAAGTGGAATTCTAAATATTCAGAAATATACATTTTATTTGCTCCTTAACCAATCATTTTTATCCATTCATAGCTTGTTTAATTGTAACTGAGATATGGTGCTATCTATGTACACAGGTTTCTCACCAACAACTCACTGACTGGAGAAGTGCCCAACTGGATAAGTTCGGACACTAAAAACAATATGTCAGTATTTGTCAGTCTCCTGTTGTTCTGATTTGGCTACGATATCATTCATTTATTGTAGAATGTTACATACAGATGCGGTCTTTTTTTATTAGTGGTTCTTGTGAAACCAAATTAATATTTCAATCTCTCATTCAATCAAGAAATATATCACTAACTCCACTTCAATCTCTGTTGCAGTGATTTATCTTACAACAATTTTACAGGGCCACTTCTTTGGTCTTACAAAAACCAAGTGTAAGCTTTCTTCCATCTATTATTTGTACATTTTGTTCTGTTTTTCCCTCATCTTCTTGAAACATTTTTTCATAACTCCACAGGAACTTGGTTTCAAGTTATGCATCTTCAGCAAGAGAGATGTACGTTCTTCCAACCTTGTTTTACATGTGCATTCAGCATTAGAATAATAAACAAGAGACTGAATCAAAGTTCAACTTTGTAGGACCCCTTGGTTAAAGAAGGATCTCCCTTGCCCTCGAAAAGCCAAATGTAAGCTTTTGTAACCTATTGTACTCTGCTAGTATGAAGTGGCAAATAAGTTGAATCTCTGCCTTGATTCCAATTACATTTACTTGCAGACTATTCCTTGTATATCAATTGTGGAGGAGTGCAAACAACTTTTAAAAGGAAGGCATATGAAAAAGACGACAATGTTGAGGGTCCATCACAGTTCTTTACTGATAGTATAGACAAATGGGCTTATAGCAGTACAGGGGTTTTCATAGGTGATGAGGATGGTAGTCACCTAGCCAAAAACACATCTGCTTTGAACTCAGAGGATGCTGAGATCTACCAAACTGCTCGTCTTGCTCCCATCTCACTCAAGTATTATGGGCTTTGCTTGCGAAAGGGCATTTATAGACTGCGACTCTACTTCGCTGAAATCATGTTTTCTAATGACCAGACATTTGGTAGCCTTGGGAAACGCTTGTTCGATGTTTCAATTCAAGTGAGTGAAAAATATCAATTTCATTATCGTTATTCCAAATATATAAAGAACTGACTGTACTTTTCAACAGGGGAATGTAGTTTTGAGGGATTTTAATATCATGGAAGAAGCTGAAGGTGCTGGTAAGGGCATTTATAAGGATTTTGAGGCTTCTGTTGATGGTAGCACTCTGGAGATCCACTTATACTGGACAGGCAAAGGGACTAATTCCATTCCAAAAAAAGGCGTATATGGACCTCTCATATCTGCTATCGCAGTGACAAGTGAGCTTATCTCATATTTGGGGTTTTACTACTTTTCTTGCCACAAGCTTGTCATGATGTTATATATCTTACCGTTCTTGTAGATTCTGATCCCAACTTGGGGCTGTCTATTGGAGGTATTATCGGCATTGTGATAACTTCATGTATGGTCCTTGTATTGATTTTGGTACTCCTGCGAATGAAAGGCTACCTAGGAGGGAAAGACCTTGAAGATAGAGGTGAGATTAATAATGCAGGAAATTTGTGACTCTAATGCCTTATCTCTTTGATATTGTGACAATACTTTGGGAATATTCGATAATCTCTGTGCTTGTTTTTCACCAATTTTATTTCACTTGTTACAGAACTACGTGAGCTAGGGATGCAAACTGGTTATTTCAGTTTACGACAGATCAAAGCTGCAACAAATAACTTTGACTCTGCGAGTAAGATTGGTGAAGGTGGATTTGGGCCAGTTTACAAGGTAGTTACAGATTTGGATTTTCCTTTAACAACTGTATGCCAAAGCAATGATTAAGAGGGAAATGAAATACTTTTCTGCAGCTATCACACATCCTTACATTATCTGAATTCATGATCCCAAATTTTGTCCTGCTTGATCTTAGGGTGTACTGTCAGATGGTTCAGTAATTGCTGTTAAGCAACTCTCTTCAAAATCGAAGCAAGGGAACCGAGAATTTGTAAATGAAATAGGCTTGATATCTGCCTTACAACACCCAAATCTTGTGAAGCTTTATGGCTGTTGTGTCGAAGGAAACCAGTTGTTGCTCATTTACGAATATTTGGAAAACAATAGTCTTGCACGTGCACTTTTTGGTAAATGCTTCACTAGAATTTTGTATTccattttattatatttcaacAATGAATATTATGACTTAAGCCTTTCCCTCGACCACTTGTAGGTTCCGAAGAACAGCGGCTAAATTTGGACTGGCCAACTAGGAAGAAGATATGCTTGGGGATAGCAAGGGGATTGGCATATCTTCATGAGGAGTCAAGATTGAAAATTGTTCATAGAGATATAAAGGCAACAAATGTGCTGCTTGATAAGTATCTAAATGCTAAGATATCCGACTTTGGCTTGGCTAAGCTGGATGAAGACGAGAACACCCATATCAGCACGCGGATAGCTGGAACGATGTGAGTGTTTTCACTCATTTCCTCCTGTTATTAGCTTCCCTATATCAAATTTGTATATGATATAAGATTATAACTTTGGTGCTGAAAATGGGGAGATTAATTTCTTCTATGCATTTGAATTCATGtcagataaataataaattgatacAATGAGATGGAAGTGACCTTGATTGATAGAAAACTTAATCAAACACTGAAGTATGGAATTTCTAACTTGCagttctttttttcattttaggtTTAAAAAGCTCATTCTCTTCATTGTTTATTCTGTAAAGTCGATTTTTGAAACAGCTCTAGAAAGGTCCAACTATTATTGAGAATTTGTTGCTACAAAATCTGAAGCATCAGTGGCTTCGAGGCATAAGTTGTCATATGAACCTCAAAAGCAAATGGGGTGATCCTCTTTTTCAGGTTTTAGAGAAGCAGAATTTAGTAAGACTGTTGAGTTTCTAAAGTGGGTTCATGCATATACAGAAAATTTTTCCTCTCAAATATGGTTGATTAGTTCTTCTTGTCCTCTTTCCAACAAtaattttgtgcatatattgaTTATATGTATAGCACAAGACTCACCGTTGAGCTGCTGATTTTTCTTCAGAGGATACATGGCTCCTGAATACGCAACGAGGGGTTACTTGACCGACAAAGCAGATGTTTACAGCTTTGGAGTTGTTGCTTTAGAGATTGTCAGCGGGAAAAGCAACGCCAATTATAGGCCAAAGCAAGAGTCTGTTTATCTTCTTGATTGGGTAAACAATTGCTTCTTGCTCATCCTTTCTGCTTTATTTTTTCTGACCATATGTGCTGATAATGAAAAACGTGTTTCGGGTTTTACATCGGACTGCAGGCTTATGTCCTGCACGAGCAGGGAAACCTTCTGGAGCTGGTGGATCCAAGTCTTGGATCAAACTACTCAGAGGAGGAGGTGATGGGGATGCTGAACTTGGCCCTCTTATGCACCAACCAGTCCCCCACTCTCAGGCCATCCATGTCCTCTGTAGTGAGTATGCTTGACGGCAAAATTGCAGTCCAAGCACCAACGATCAAGCATGATTCGATGAACCCGGATATGAGATTCAAAGCCTTTGAGAAGCTCTCACTGGACAGCCAGTCTCTTGTCTCAGCATTCTCTGTAGACAGTCAGGTCCAAGGCAGCATATCAGTTGATGGGCCATGGGCTGATTCCTCAATTTCCCTCCATAGCAGAGAAGAAACAAGGGGGTTTCCTTCATCAAGCAGGGTTCTTACAGGACACCAAGATCTTTACAATACACATTTGGACTGATCAATGAAAAAATATGAGGCATACTAATAATACTTCCAAGTTGTTCTTGCTTGaagttttctaaaaacaatttcgATTTGATTCTTGAGGAAGTAGAAACAGAAATAAGTATATTTTGTTGtatgatatattttatgattaGAATTGTATTttagaatttctttttttattagaagTAAGATACAACTCCAAATATGTTGCAGGAAGCAAATTCTATTTagttaacaatttaaaaatattaaaattattcctGGTTTTTTATAAAAGGGCTCTTTAAAACAcagtttgaaagtcaatatttgAACTAATTGAGAGTAATACTTTTACACAAAATACTCTCTTGCTTataaattttcttggaaattatcttaaaattcaattatatGCTTGACATTTGTAAAGCAAtaatttaatgaagaaaaataaaaaataaataaataagtataagCATGTACTTACAATTAATTGCTGTGGCCCAACTTCTCTTTATCATAAACCCCCACTTAAACCCCACTTCCTAACTCATTCCACTCCCACTTCCCACCTCATTCAACTCACTATGGAGTGAACCAGCCAATCAAGAATTGCTGCAGAGAGAATTCATGGAATCTTCGTCTCCTCTTCTCTTGTTGTTTCTGGGCATCTTTTGCTTTTCTGAGTTCATGTCCTGTGCTCAATTGCCCACGGAAGCTGAAGGTGCCAGAAGCTCTGtaattcacttttcttttcatttctgcCGAAATGTAACTTGGGTTTTGTGTAGAATCTGGTTTTGTTAGGGAAATTTGAGGAAACGAAGAGTAAATTTGATGTTGGAATTTGGGTTTTCCAAACTCTTTGCtttgatttgttttctttcacAGCTTCAAGTTTATGGACTGTTATTCTTTTAATCTTGTCCACGTTCTGGAAATTCTTGAAGCAACAGAAAAGGAGGGGTGTCagattttgttttcatttcctCTTCATTTCTTCTGTTTTCTCTACAACCAAACAGTGGGTTGCATTAGTCACTTCTGTGCTTAGTTATACTGACTTTAATCCATGAATATTGTTTACTTTCTCATTTGGGTGTCTGAATATTCATGCATCAAAATTGATCTTCAGACACCCTTAGTTTGGTTTGAGTCCATTTTCTTGGAGGTTTCTGACGTAGCTATTATTTCCTGTTATATAATTacaatatttgtataaaattatGTGAATAAGTGCTCGGATTGAGTCTTGATGAAGAAAATCAGAAAACTCCTTAGGGTTCTTAGACAATCAAAGACATCCAAAGGCACTTGGAAGTTTTTGGTCAGTAAAAGAACTATAGCGTCATATATCAAAATTCCTTAGTTAAATATGAGAATTCAGTTTTGCCCTCTCACATTTTCCTTGAATAGTTTTGTTAAGTAACAACAACTTGATTTATATCGTTGCTGTCAATTCATAAATTAACACAGTATCAGAGCTTTGACTCTTGAAAGTGGGTC
Protein-coding regions in this window:
- the LOC100250347 gene encoding probable LRR receptor-like serine/threonine-protein kinase At1g53440 isoform X2; protein product: MRSHERTFVWLNIQSFSSLKTSFKPLSPTHSIRCKANQPLLQSESMDSSSLLLLLLLGFFCSSEFTSHAQLIPKDEVQTLRTIFKKLNYKYWNISQASCNRDFNRTIDDNSYSNVTCNCTFNEGTVCHVTNIQLKGLDLDGTLPDEFGDLPYLQELSDLSRNYINGSIPTSLSRLSLTILALVGNRISGSIPEVISNISTLEELVLEANQLGEHLPPSLGKLSHLRRLVLSANNFIGTIPENFHNLKNLTDFRIDGNNLSGKIPDWIGNWTNLEKLYLQGTSMDGPIPSTISQLKNLIELLISDLSGPTTSFPNLKDMKNLKILVMRNCSITGEIPKDIGYIESLKLLDLSFNRLNGKIPESFKEEKEDRAKLNFMFLTNNSLTGEVPNWISSDTKNNIDLSYNNFTGPLLWSYKNQVNLVSSYASSAREMTPWLKKDLPCPRKAKYYSLYINCGGVQTTFKRKAYEKDDNVEGPSQFFTDSIDKWAYSSTGVFIGDEDGSHLAKNTSALNSEDAEIYQTARLAPISLKYYGLCLRKGIYRLRLYFAEIMFSNDQTFGSLGKRLFDVSIQGNVVLRDFNIMEEAEGAGKGIYKDFEASVDGSTLEIHLYWTGKGTNSIPKKGVYGPLISAIAVTNSDPNLGLSIGGIIGIVITSCMVLVLILVLLRMKGYLGGKDLEDRELRELGMQTGYFSLRQIKAATNNFDSASKIGEGGFGPVYKGVLSDGSVIAVKQLSSKSKQGNREFVNEIGLISALQHPNLVKLYGCCVEGNQLLLIYEYLENNSLARALFGSEEQRLNLDWPTRKKICLGIARGLAYLHEESRLKIVHRDIKATNVLLDKYLNAKISDFGLAKLDEDENTHISTRIAGTIGYMAPEYATRGYLTDKADVYSFGVVALEIVSGKSNANYRPKQESVYLLDWAYVLHEQGNLLELVDPSLGSNYSEEEVMGMLNLALLCTNQSPTLRPSMSSVVSMLDGKIAVQAPTIKHDSMNPDMRFKAFEKLSLDSQSLVSAFSVDSQVQGSISVDGPWADSSISLHSREETRGFPSSSRVLTGHQDLYNTHLD
- the LOC100250347 gene encoding probable LRR receptor-like serine/threonine-protein kinase At1g53440 isoform X4, which translates into the protein MRSHERTFVWLNIQSFSSLKTSFKPLSPTHSIRCKANQPLLQSESMDSSSLLLLLLLGFFCSSEFTSHAQLIPKDEVQTLRTIFKKLNYKYWNISQASCNRDFNRTIDDNSYSNVTCNCTFNEGTVCHVTNIQLKGLDLDGTLPDEFGDLPYLQELSDLSRNYINGSIPTSLSRLSLTILALVGNRISGSIPEVISNISTLEELVLEANQLGEHLPPSLGKLSHLRRLVLSANNFIGTIPENFHNLKNLTDLVFCTPCTICSRIDGNNLSGKIPDWIGNWTNLEKLYLQGTSMDGPIPSTISQLKNLIELLISDLSGPTTSFPNLKDMKNLKILVMRNCSITGEIPKDIGYIESLKLLDLSFNRLNGKIPESFKEEKEDRAKLNFMFLTNNSLTGEVPNWISSDTKNNIDLSYNNFTGPLLWSYKNQVNLVSSYASSAREMTPWLKKDLPCPRKAKYYSLYINCGGVQTTFKRKAYEKDDNVEGPSQFFTDSIDKWAYSSTGVFIGDEDGSHLAKNTSALNSEDAEIYQTARLAPISLKYYGLCLRKGIYRLRLYFAEIMFSNDQTFGSLGKRLFDVSIQGNVVLRDFNIMEEAEGAGKGIYKDFEASVDGSTLEIHLYWTGKGTNSIPKKGVYGPLISAIAVTNSDPNLGLSIGGIIGIVITSCMVLVLILVLLRMKGYLGGKDLEDRELRELGMQTGYFSLRQIKAATNNFDSASKIGEGGFGPVYKGVLSDGSVIAVKQLSSKSKQGNREFVNEIGLISALQHPNLVKLYGCCVEGNQLLLIYEYLENNSLARALFGSEEQRLNLDWPTRKKICLGIARGLAYLHEESRLKIVHRDIKATNVLLDKYLNAKISDFGLAKLDEDENTHISTRIAGTITRLTVELLIFLQRIHGS
- the LOC100250347 gene encoding probable LRR receptor-like serine/threonine-protein kinase At1g53440 isoform X1; translation: MRSHERTFVWLNIQSFSSLKTSFKPLSPTHSIRCKANQPLLQSESMDSSSLLLLLLLGFFCSSEFTSHAQLIPKDEVQTLRTIFKKLNYKYWNISQASCNRDFNRTIDDNSYSNVTCNCTFNEGTVCHVTNIQLKGLDLDGTLPDEFGDLPYLQELSDLSRNYINGSIPTSLSRLSLTILALVGNRISGSIPEVISNISTLEELVLEANQLGEHLPPSLGKLSHLRRLVLSANNFIGTIPENFHNLKNLTDLVFCTPCTICSRIDGNNLSGKIPDWIGNWTNLEKLYLQGTSMDGPIPSTISQLKNLIELLISDLSGPTTSFPNLKDMKNLKILVMRNCSITGEIPKDIGYIESLKLLDLSFNRLNGKIPESFKEEKEDRAKLNFMFLTNNSLTGEVPNWISSDTKNNIDLSYNNFTGPLLWSYKNQVNLVSSYASSAREMTPWLKKDLPCPRKAKYYSLYINCGGVQTTFKRKAYEKDDNVEGPSQFFTDSIDKWAYSSTGVFIGDEDGSHLAKNTSALNSEDAEIYQTARLAPISLKYYGLCLRKGIYRLRLYFAEIMFSNDQTFGSLGKRLFDVSIQGNVVLRDFNIMEEAEGAGKGIYKDFEASVDGSTLEIHLYWTGKGTNSIPKKGVYGPLISAIAVTNSDPNLGLSIGGIIGIVITSCMVLVLILVLLRMKGYLGGKDLEDRELRELGMQTGYFSLRQIKAATNNFDSASKIGEGGFGPVYKGVLSDGSVIAVKQLSSKSKQGNREFVNEIGLISALQHPNLVKLYGCCVEGNQLLLIYEYLENNSLARALFGSEEQRLNLDWPTRKKICLGIARGLAYLHEESRLKIVHRDIKATNVLLDKYLNAKISDFGLAKLDEDENTHISTRIAGTIGYMAPEYATRGYLTDKADVYSFGVVALEIVSGKSNANYRPKQESVYLLDWAYVLHEQGNLLELVDPSLGSNYSEEEVMGMLNLALLCTNQSPTLRPSMSSVVSMLDGKIAVQAPTIKHDSMNPDMRFKAFEKLSLDSQSLVSAFSVDSQVQGSISVDGPWADSSISLHSREETRGFPSSSRVLTGHQDLYNTHLD
- the LOC100250347 gene encoding probable LRR receptor-like serine/threonine-protein kinase At1g53440 isoform X3, which codes for MRSHERTFVWLNIQSFSSLKTSFKPLSPTHSIRCKANQPLLQSESMDSSSLLLLLLLGFFCSSEFTSHAQLIPKDEVQTLRTIFKKLNYKYWNISQASCNRDFNRTIDDNSYSNVTCNCTFNEGTVCHVTNIQLKGLDLDGTLPDEFGDLPYLQELDLSRNYINGSIPTSLSRLSLTILALVGNRISGSIPEVISNISTLEELVLEANQLGEHLPPSLGKLSHLRRLVLSANNFIGTIPENFHNLKNLTDFRIDGNNLSGKIPDWIGNWTNLEKLYLQGTSMDGPIPSTISQLKNLIELLISDLSGPTTSFPNLKDMKNLKILVMRNCSITGEIPKDIGYIESLKLLDLSFNRLNGKIPESFKEEKEDRAKLNFMFLTNNSLTGEVPNWISSDTKNNIDLSYNNFTGPLLWSYKNQVNLVSSYASSAREMTPWLKKDLPCPRKAKYYSLYINCGGVQTTFKRKAYEKDDNVEGPSQFFTDSIDKWAYSSTGVFIGDEDGSHLAKNTSALNSEDAEIYQTARLAPISLKYYGLCLRKGIYRLRLYFAEIMFSNDQTFGSLGKRLFDVSIQGNVVLRDFNIMEEAEGAGKGIYKDFEASVDGSTLEIHLYWTGKGTNSIPKKGVYGPLISAIAVTNSDPNLGLSIGGIIGIVITSCMVLVLILVLLRMKGYLGGKDLEDRELRELGMQTGYFSLRQIKAATNNFDSASKIGEGGFGPVYKGVLSDGSVIAVKQLSSKSKQGNREFVNEIGLISALQHPNLVKLYGCCVEGNQLLLIYEYLENNSLARALFGSEEQRLNLDWPTRKKICLGIARGLAYLHEESRLKIVHRDIKATNVLLDKYLNAKISDFGLAKLDEDENTHISTRIAGTIGYMAPEYATRGYLTDKADVYSFGVVALEIVSGKSNANYRPKQESVYLLDWAYVLHEQGNLLELVDPSLGSNYSEEEVMGMLNLALLCTNQSPTLRPSMSSVVSMLDGKIAVQAPTIKHDSMNPDMRFKAFEKLSLDSQSLVSAFSVDSQVQGSISVDGPWADSSISLHSREETRGFPSSSRVLTGHQDLYNTHLD